In one Paenibacillus sp. JQZ6Y-1 genomic region, the following are encoded:
- the floA gene encoding flotillin-like protein FloA (flotillin-like protein involved in membrane lipid rafts): MASPIVSAIFIIVVAIIVLSVFFSFFPLALWISAVASGVRVGIITLVAMRLRRVVPSRIVNPQIKAHKAGLGLNLNQLESHYLAGGNVDRVVNALIAAQRANIPLEFERAAAIDLAGRDVLQAVQMSVNPKVIETPVVAAVAKDGIEVRVKARVTVRANIDRLVGGAGEETIIARVGEGIVTTVGSSDSHKQVLENPDLISRTVLQKGLDSGTAFEILSIDIADVDVGKNIGAMLQTEQAEADKRIAQAKAEERRAMAVAQEQEMKARVVEMRARVVESESDVPLAMAEALRNGQMGVMDYMNLKNIEADTQMRGSLGKANDPNQGGSDQQPLK; encoded by the coding sequence ATGGCTTCACCTATCGTAAGTGCTATTTTTATCATTGTCGTTGCTATTATCGTATTGAGTGTCTTTTTCAGTTTCTTCCCACTGGCGCTATGGATTTCCGCGGTAGCGTCCGGTGTGCGTGTGGGCATTATTACTTTGGTAGCCATGCGTCTGCGTCGTGTTGTTCCGTCTCGTATCGTGAATCCGCAGATCAAGGCGCACAAAGCCGGTTTGGGTCTGAATTTGAATCAATTGGAAAGTCACTATCTAGCAGGTGGTAACGTTGACCGCGTCGTCAATGCTCTGATCGCCGCACAACGCGCGAATATTCCGCTGGAATTTGAACGTGCTGCTGCGATTGACCTTGCGGGTCGTGACGTTCTGCAAGCTGTGCAAATGAGCGTTAACCCGAAAGTGATCGAAACACCAGTAGTCGCTGCCGTTGCCAAAGACGGTATTGAAGTTCGTGTTAAAGCACGTGTGACCGTGCGTGCGAATATTGATCGTCTCGTCGGTGGTGCGGGGGAAGAAACGATTATTGCCCGTGTCGGTGAAGGTATCGTTACAACGGTCGGTTCCAGTGACTCGCACAAGCAAGTACTGGAAAACCCAGACCTGATCTCCCGTACTGTTTTGCAAAAAGGTCTAGACTCCGGTACAGCCTTTGAAATCCTGTCCATTGATATTGCGGACGTGGATGTAGGTAAAAACATCGGTGCGATGCTGCAAACCGAACAGGCGGAAGCTGACAAGCGCATTGCGCAGGCAAAAGCCGAGGAACGTCGCGCAATGGCAGTTGCACAGGAGCAGGAGATGAAGGCACGCGTGGTGGAAATGAGAGCGCGCGTGGTCGAGTCCGAATCCGATGTACCGCTGGCGATGGCCGAAGCGCTGCGTAATGGACAGATGGGTGTCATGGATTATATGAATCTGAAAAATATCGAAGCCGATACCCAAATGAGAGGCTCGTTGGGCAAAGCGAATGATCCGAATCAGGGTGGCAGTGATCAACAGCCGCTGAAATAA